One stretch of Oncorhynchus keta strain PuntledgeMale-10-30-2019 chromosome 18, Oket_V2, whole genome shotgun sequence DNA includes these proteins:
- the LOC127908605 gene encoding uncharacterized protein LOC127908605 yields the protein MYCRVVIVVVVVVLIVVVAVMYCRVVIVVVVVVLIVVVAVMYCRVVIVVVVVVLIVVVAVMYCRVVIVVVVVVLIVVVAVMYCRVVIVEVVVVLIVVVAVMYCRVVIVVVVVVLIVVVAVMYCRVVIVVVVVVLIVVVAVMYCRVVIVVVVVVLIVVVAVMYCRVVIVEVVVVLIVVVAVMYCRVVIVVVVVVLIVVVAVMYCRVVIVVVVVVLIVVVAVMYCRVVIVVVVVVLIVVVAIMYCRVVIVEVVVVLIVVVAVMHCRVVIVEVVVVLIVVVAVMYCRVVIVVVVVVLIVVVAVMYCRVVIVVVAVVLIVVVAVMYCRVVIVEVVVVLIVVVAVMYCRVVIVVVAVVLIVVVAVMYCRVVIVEVAVVLIVVVAVMYCRVVIVVVAVVLIVVVAVMYCRVVIVVVAVVLIVVVAVMYCRVVIVEVVVVLIVVVAVMYCRVVIVEVVVVLIVVVAVMYCRVVIVEVVVVLIVVVAVMYCRVVIVEVVVVLIVVVAVMYCRVVIVEVVVVLIVVVAVMYCRVVIVEVVVDSLVVVVKQFHGKAIMLRLEVDRL from the exons atgtactgtagggtagtaatagttgtggtagttgtagtcttaatagtagtagtagctgtaatgtactgtagggtagtaatagttgtggtagttgtagtcttaatagtagtagtagctgtaatgtactgtagggtagtaatagttgtggtagttgtagtcttaatagtagtagtagctgtaatgtactgtagggtaGTAATAGTTGTGGTAGTTGTAGTCTTAATAGTGGTAGtagctgtaatgtactgtagggtaGTAATAGTTGAGGTAGTTGTAGtcttaatagtagtagtagctgtaatgtactgtagggtagtaatagttgtggtagttgtagtcttaatagtagtagtagctgtaatgtactgtagggtagtaatagttgtggtagttgtagtcttaatagtagtagtagctgtaatgtactgtagggtaGTAATAGTTGTGGTAGTTGTAGTCTTAATAGTGGTAGtagctgtaatgtactgtagggtaGTAATAGTTGAGGTAGTTGTAGtcttaatagtagtagtagctgtaatgtactgtagggtagtaatagttgtggtagttgtagtcttaatagtagtagtagctgtaatgtactgtagggtagtaatagttgtggtagttgtagtcttaatagtagtagtagctgtaatgtactgtagggtaGTAATAGTTGTGGTAGTTGTAGTCTTAATAGTGGTAGTagctataatgtactgtagggTAGTAATAGTTGAGGTAGTTGTAGtcttaatagtagtagtagctgtaatgCACTGTAGGGTAGTAATAGTTGAGGTAGTTGTAGtcttaatagtagtagtagctgtaatgtactgtagggtagtaatagttgtggtagttgtagtcttaatagtagtagtagctgtaatgtactgtagggtagtaatagttgtggtagctgtagtcttaatagtagtagtagctgtaatgtactgtagggtaGTAATAGTTGAGGTAGTTGTAGtcttaatagtagtagtagctgtaatgtactgtagggtagtaatagttgtggtagctgtagtcttaatagtagtagtagctgtaatgtactgtagggtaGTAATAGTTGAGGTAGCTGTAGtcttaatagtagtagtagctgtaatgtactgtagggtagtaatagttgtggtagctgtagtcttaatagtagtagtagctgtaatgtactgtagggtagtaatagttgtggtagctgtagtcttaatagtagtagtagctgtaatgtactgtagggtaGTAATAGTTGAGGTAGTTGTAGtcttaatagtagtagtagctgtaatgtactgtagggtaGTAATAGTTGAG GTAGTTGTAGtcttaatagtagtagtagctgtaatgtactgtagggtaGTAATAGTTGAGGTAGTTGTAGtcttaatagtagtagtagctgtaatgtactgtagggtaGTAATAGTTGAGGTAGTTGTAGtcttaatagtagtagtagctgtaatgtactgtagggtaGTAATAGTTGAGGTAGTTGTAGtcttaatagtagtagtagctgtaatgtactgtagggtaGTAATAGTTGAGGTAGTTGTAGACTCACTAGTGGTAGTAGTTAAGCAATTCCATGGTAAAGCAATTATGctgagactagaggtcgaccgattatga
- the LOC118397140 gene encoding transmembrane protein 160: MAALSWFTCRQLPRIANQFAWVVKYVRPQYLGGLPVRRVHGSSRKWVAEKGPWGKARMPEYHLLTELDKADALMLKKSHETGFLSWFRNGLLATGIGVIAFVQSDVGREAGYAFFILGGVCVSFGGASYVGSLFSLRRMMLLSLPAVLLNVAVVSSVALFWLCAVSLYIGRLEVEIIHEEDEDDDGEECPDCRDRANHSHGNRHHGSNKGQDK; the protein is encoded by the exons ATGGCTGCCTTGAGTTGGTTTACGTGCAGACAGCTGCCGCGGATTGCAAATCAGTTCGCCTGGGTTGTGAAGTACGTCAGGCCTCAGTACCTCGGGGGACTGCCGGTGAGGAGAGTCCACGGGTCGTCGCGGAAATGGGTGGCTGAGAAGGGGCCATGGGGCAAGGCTCGGATGCCAGAGTATCATCTTCTGACAGAACTTGATAAGGCGGATGCCTTG ATGCTGAAAAAGTCCCACGAAACTG GGTTCCTGTCTTGGTTCCGGAACGGACTCCTGGCCACCGGGATCGGGGTCATCGCTTTCGTCCAGAGTGATGTGGGACGAGAGGCAGGATATG CTTTCTTCATcctgggtggtgtgtgtgtatcgtTCGGCGGGGCGTCCTACGTGGGCAGTCTGTTTTCGCTGAGGAGGATGATgcttctctccctgcctgccgTGCTGCTGAATGTTGCTGTGGTGAGCAGCGTcgccctcttctggctgtgtgcGGTATCTCTCTACATCGGACGCCTGGAGGTGGAGATTATACATGAGGAGGACGAGGACGATGACGGAGAGGAGTGTCCAGACTGTCGGGACCGCGCCAACCACTCCCATGGCAACCGGCACCACGGCAGCAACAAAGGCCAAGACAAgtag